TCGTGGTAAATTAGGAAAATTTAAATTTTATTTATTACCAAAATCTATTCAAAATATAATTAAAAAAGTAGCTTATGATTATTCAAATAGAAAAATGAAGGATGCCTCATTCATTTTAACTAAAAATTAATTAATTGATATTCATTAATTATTGATTCAGCAACATTCTTCCAATCAAATTTTTGAACCATTTCATTTGAATTTTTGCCCATTTTATTTTGTAAATCATCATTTTTTAATATATGAATAATCTTTTGCGCTAATTCCTTAGGATTTTTTACAACATATCCATTAACCTCATCTTTCAAAATATCCTCAGGAAGTGTTCCTTTCATGGCTAAAACTGGTAAAGATGATGCCATGTATTCCAGGACTTTGATCGGCAATGCCCCTTTTGTTACATCCGTACTTCTCAAAGGTCCAATTCCGATAGAACTTTTAGCTAGAAATTTGGGAATCTCTTCTCGTTGAACCCATCCTTTAAAAATAATATTTTTTGAAAGATTGTTTTTAGTAACAAATTCTTGTAATTTTGTAATTTCTGGTCCGTCTCCCAATAGCAGGAATTCCACATCATTAATCTCATCAATTACTTTTGATGCACAATCTATCAAAACATCTACTCCTCTATGGTGATACATTGCACCCGAAAATATTACTCTTCTATTATTTTCTCTAGTATTATAAAATTTTTTTAAATCTGTTCCATTAGTTACAATAGAAATTCTATTCTTTGATACACTATAATACTCGTTAACTAATTTTTTTGTAAATTCATTCATAACTAATACTTTATCTGCATTTTGTAAAGTTTTTGAATTATACATTTTTTCAATTCCTCTTTGAATTTTTTTTATTCCTTTAGCTTTTTCATAAATTGCATCATCAATTTTTATTAAAACTGGTTTTTGCAATTCTTTTCCACATGCTACTGCTGCTTTGGGCACTAAATGAAATGGATGAAAAATTGATAAAATAAAATCATAATTATTTTGTTTACCCAATTCAATTCCTTTTTTTTCCATATTATCTTGACATCTTCTAGCTGCAATTTTTAAATTTGATCTAAATGGTGTTTGAACTTTTTCTACAATTATTTTTTTATTTAATTGAGGCTCATATTTCTCACCTTTCCATTCTAAATCTGGTGTTAAAATGGTTACATCATGACCAAGTTCTGCAAATTTATTTGCTAATTCCACAATTACTACAACTCCCCCTCCACTTATGGGTGGAAAATGAAATACCATAAAGAGAATTTGCACTGTGTTTATCTTTTTAAAGAAGCACAAAAATGTTATGCTAAGTTGACAAGTTCTTATGAAAAAACCCAAAATTGGTTAATGACATCAGGACTTTTTGTTTCAGATGTAAATAATAAAAATTGTGGTGGTGTTCATTCTTTTTACGATGAAAAAGAAAATCAATATGGATTCCTATATCCTGAAATAACTGGTTATTTCATTAGTTGTCTTAGATTTTTAAATAATCAACACAATGATGAAATCTTTTCACAATATGCAAAATATTCTTCTAATTGGTTGATCAAAATATATGAAAAATATGGTGCAATTATTCAAGGAATTGATTCTAATTCTAAAAATACTTTTTCATATTCTTTTGATTCTGCTATATGTGCAAAAGGATTACTGGATTGTTATGAATTGAATAATGAAAAAAAATATTTAGATTATGGAGAACAAATTATGAATGATTTAATTGCTGAAGCTATAGGTTCTGATGGTTCTGTAAAACCTTTCAAAGATATTTCTACAAATAAATATCAAGAAAGCAATCAGGTTTGGTATAAACAAGAAGGATGTTTGCATATTAAAACAGCAATTCCTTTTTTTCAATCATATAAAATAACTACTGATGAAAAGCAATTAAAAATTGGAGAAAAAATTTGTAAAAAAATTAATACCTATCAAAATTCTGATGGATCCATTAAATTACATATTAATTCACAAATCATTAATCTTCATACCTTATGCTATGCCTTGGAAGGATTACTATATGGTTTCTATGTGACTAATAATGAAGACTATCATTACAGATGTGAAAGAGCTGTAGATTGGTGCTTAAATCAAATTAATGATGATGGAAGTATTTCACTATGGTTTAATTCAAAATATAAGAGCAAAGCGGCATACCCTATATCTCAACTTATTCGTATATTGATTTTACTAGATAAAATTAATAATAATTCCAAGTATAAACCTCAAACCAAAATTCTCTATGAATTTCTTAAGACACTACATGGGTTTCATTCTGATCCTAAAATTGATGGTGGTTTTTATGAAGAATACTACAAATCTCTTTTTGGTTGGAAAAAAAGAATGAGATTGAATTCATGGACAACAATGTTTGCGTTACAAGGAATTAATTGGCTAGAAAATTATGATAGTGTTACATTTGAAAATACAATAAAATATCTGTATTAGAAATTTTTATTCACCTAAAAACTCTAAAATTGATTTAGAGTTAGATTCTTTTGAAATTTTGTGTTGACAATCATAGATTAAAGGAATTATACCTTGTCTGTAAATTTCTGATATACGTTCTTTAACGATATCATGATGCTGTACGATACATAAACATGAAATTCCTTTTAACTTTTCATTGTTTAGATTTTCTATTTTTTCAAAATTTAATTCATTAAGATTATTTTCTATTAGATATTTTTCAATTGACTCGTCACTGAAATATGGATCATATCCAAATACCTTAAAATCTTTCTTTTTTAAATCTGAAATAATTTTAAAACTAGCAGAATCTCTCATATCTTCTACATTGGATTTATACGATAAACCACATATTATGACTGATTTTTCAAAACCTTTTTGAGATAATGATTTTTCAACACTATTTGCAATATAATTTGGCATTTGTAAATTAATTTTTAAAGCATTTTCAATTGTTACAAAATTTGTTTGAAACTTTTTAGCTGATTCTAGCAAAAATCTTGGATCTTTAGGTATACAATGACCACCTGCTCCAGCTCCAGGATAATGTGGCATAAATCCAAAAGGTTTAGTTGCTGCTGCATCTATGACATCTTTTACATTTATTTTTAATTTGTCACATAACATTGCGAGTTCATTCACTAGTGAAATATTTACAAGACGGAATGTATTTTCAAATGACTTTACAACTTCTGCAATTTTTGGTGAGTCTACTTTTAATAAATTTCCTTTGTTGATATGTTGATAAATTTTTTTAGATATTTCAAAACTTAATTCATCAGAACAATAAATAACTCTAGGAATATTTTCAATTCCCCATTCTTTATTTGCTGGATCTATACGTTCAGGACAAATACAAAGACCAAAATCTTTTCCAACTTTATAGCCTTTTGATTCAATAACTTTTTCTATTTTTTCTGTCGTTCCAACTTCCACACTACTTTCTAGAATAATTACATCTCCTGTTTTTGCATTTTCAAGAAAAGATTCTACAGCTGATTTTACAAAAACATCTGACTTGATGTTTTCATTTGGAATTGGTGTTGGAACACATATTATTCCTATTTTGGGAATTAATGATTTCATTGGTTTTGTTTGTAATTCAATATTTTTTTGCTGTCTACATTTTCTATACTCGTCTTCCAAATGTATTTCTGAATCCATCAATTCATTATTTTTTAATCTAGTAATTCTTTCTTCATTAAGATCTATTCCAATTACTTTAAAATTTGCTGTTGCTAATCTAACTGTGAGTGGAAATCCTACATAACCTAAACCATAAATTTCTATCAATATTGATTTTTCCTGAATTTCTTTTTTTGTATTTATTAATGACATGATTTTACTTATTAGCATTTAATGCTTAACTATTTGTATTTTGGTACTGATTCAAATTAATTAAGTAATGTTCAAATCATTATTTTCTAACAATATGTTAAAAATGAGTATTGAAAATTCATTGTCTATTCAAAATACTATATTTTTCAATTAAAATTAATCAAAATTAAAAAATTATGTCTAAATTACTTACTAATGATTAAACATAAAGCCAAAAATACCAAAGAAATTAAGATTTTTTAGATTGAAAAATGTTACTGTAATGGGTACAAGACCTGAAATTATTAAATTAGCTCCTATAGTGGATAAACTTTCTTCAAAAAATCCTATCATTGATTCCAACATTTCCCCTTATGGTAAAAGAAAAGCTTCTGACAAAATTATTAATTTACATCAAAAGAATTTATGAATTGGAAATTGTATTATGAGTAATATTCGTGTAACATATTCAGGCTTAATTTCTCTTCTAGTTGGAATTGTAAGTACCATTACTGGATTAATTTTTACATTAATTGTTACTAGATCATTAACTCCTGATGAGTATGGTTCATGGGGATTAATTGGAGGTTTAATTATGTATGTAATGATACTTGATCCAATTGTAACCTATTGGACAACTAGAGAAATTGCTAGAGGAGAAGATTCTGGAAAAACCGCAATTATTACCCATGGATTATTTTCTTTAATTGCATTAATTTTATACATAATAATTGCATTTTTTGTTGCAAATGAAACTGTTGTTACTTTTGACGTACTTGTTTTAGGTGCTATGTTAATACCTGTAATGTTTATCAATAGAGCTTTAACAGCATTAAATTTAGGATGGAAACCTCAAGCTACCAGTTATGGTATTATTACATTTGAATTAAGTAAAATTCCACTTGCATTAATTTTAGTATATCATTTTAACTTGGGATTGGAAGGTGCAATAATTTCAACAACAATTTCTTATGTTGCTAGTATCATTATTTTATCTATTAATTCACGTTCAAAATTAAAAGTAAAATTTAAAACATTTTATATTAAAAAATGGACAAAATTCTTTTGGATTCCATTATATCGAAAAGGACAGAGTGTAGTCTTTAGTTTTGATGTTGCAATATTTGCAATAATTAGTGATTCTGTATTTGGAATTGCCTTGTTTAGTGCTTCATTGGCTGTATCTATTTTGGTAGGACATGCTGGATTAATTGCACAGGCAATTTATCCTAAATTACTTTCGGGTTCCAAAAAAAATTATTTGAATGAAAATTTAATCCGATTCTTTTATTTTGCATTTCCACTAACTGCTATTTCTATAGTTTTTGCACAACCTGCACTATTTGCACTAAATCCTGAGTATGAAATTGCTACAATCGTAGTGATAATAATGAGTATTCGTACATTTTTCTATGTATTGAGTAATATTTTTCAATCTGCTATTCATGGTGCTGAAACAATTGATACTAAAGAAAATCCAAAATTTTCTGATTTTGTAAAAAGTAAATTATTCATACTTCCAACTATAATTTTAATCCAATATTCATTATATGTATCCATATTAGCTATTGTTCTATTTCTTACAAAAGATAATTCTACTCAATTAGAATTAGTGATTAATTGGGCTTTGATTTCATTAATAGTGCAGATTCCTTTTACAGCTTATTTTTATAAAGTTACAAAAAAACAATTTTCCCTAAATCTTGATGTTATTACTACGATCAAATATTTATCTGCAAGTATTCTTGTTTTTAGTTTAACATATTTTGTTACTGAAAATTTTTTAATTTATCAAGAAAGTATTTTTAATTTTCTACCCAATTTAGTTTTGTATGTTGGTTTAGGAGTTTTAATGTATGTAGGATTAACATTTTTTATTGATAATAAAACAAAAATGTTGATCAAATCAATTATAGGAGAATTAAGGAAGAATTCTACATCTTAGTGATTAAAATGACATTTAAAGTAACAATATCTACTGAAATCCCAGAATTTTGGGATGATAATTTATTGAAACATAATTCATCAACAGCATATCAGTTATCTGTATGGGGAAAAATCTATCAAAAATCTTATAATTCAATTCCATTTTTTTTACAAGTTACACGTAATGATGAATTATTATCTCAACTAATGGTATTATTACATAATGATTATCTTTGGAAAAATGTAAATTTTTTATCTAATGTTATAGGAAATAAATTAAAAATTAAAAATTCTTTAGGTTGGATTTATGGACCAATTATACATGATTCAGAAAATCATAAGGAAATAATGGAGTTATTACTTAATTCGTTAGATACTATTGCCAAAGAAAATAATGTTAATTATATACGAGGAACAATTCCTCCAAATTTTGACATATCCACAGAATCTATTTTTGAAAAATCTGGTTATTCTAGTACTCCCTGGACTACTCATGTTATTAATTTAAAACAAGATGAAGATTCGATTTATTCTCAATTAGATAAAAAAACAAGATATGATATTAGAAAATCTGAAAAAAATAAATTAAAATTTGAAATTGGTGACAATTTTAATTCACTTTTAGCATTTGATAACATGAAACAAAATTCAAAAAATGTAATTACAGATAATAGTGATTTACAAAAAAATAGATGGGATTATCTTTACAATACTAGTAATGGGAAATTATTTTTAGCTAAACTTGAAAATAATTATATTGGAAGTATTTCTTCTTTAACATTTAATAAAAATATAGTACAACATGGTGTCACAAATATAAAACAAAATCTTTTGGGTGGTACTTTTTTAACTTGGAATTTAATAAAATGGGGTATTAAAAATAATTTCAATACTCTGGATTTAGGTGGAATTAATCCAAATCCTCAAAATAATAAAGAAAAACAAATTTCTTTCTATAAATCAAAATGGGGAGGAAAAAATTTTAAATATAATATTTATACAAAGATTTTTGATAACACTAGGCATAAAATATCTACTATTTTACAAAATCCAAATAAGGTAAAAAACTTCTTAAAATCTAATTAGTATGGTCATTTAGATTGAATTTAAAATTATGTGTATTTTCAAACGATCCAATTATTTCATATTTTAATAAAGGTGAAATTAAATCAAGATATTTTAATCCAGGAAATATTTTTGATGAAATACATATAATTACTTTCATTGACGATGATATTGACTCTTCAAAAGTTAAAATGTTAGCAGGTAATGCAACTTTAAAAATTTATTCTATGGGTAACTTGAATACATTAAATTTAAAAAATAAAAAAGAAAAAATCCTTGATTTGGTTAAAGAAATTAATCCTGATGTAATAAGAGCATATAATTCTAAATTAGAAGGTTGGTTGGCTGCATATTGTAGCAAAAAGCTTTGTAAACCATTTTTTGTTTCTATTCATGCACAATATGATGGTTATAGAAAACTAATGAGAAAGAAAAATTTTAGTAAATATCTTATTTTACAATATTCCAGAAAATTCATAGAACCTTTTGTATTAAAAAATGCTGATAAAATAACAGGTGTGTATAAAATTATTGAATCTTATATTTATGATATAATTAAACAACAACCTGAAATATTATATAATAAAATAGAACTTGATCGTTTTAAACCAAAACAAAAAAGAATTTTTAATAAAAAACCAATAATTTTGAGTGTTAGTAGATTAACTTCACAAAAAAATCATCATATTATTATTCAAGCGATTAAAAATCTTGATGTTCATTTACAAATAATAGGAGATGGGGAACTTTTGTATCCCTTACAAAAATTGGTGAAAGAATTAAGTGTAGAAAATAAAGTGAGTTTTATTAAATCAGTAAATAATAATGAAATTCAAACTTACTACCAATCTGCAGATATTTTTGCATTAGCATATGATCCAAAAATTGAGGGAGTTCCAATACCTGTTTTAGAGGCATTAGCATCTGGAATGCCTATAGTAATACCTGAACCTGAGCAGGGATATTCTGATGGTTTAGAAGATGCTGCACTTTTTGCTAAATTAGAATCTGATTCATTTAAAGAACAATTTATAAAAATTATAGATGATGAAGAATGTAGAGAAATTTTATGTGTAAATGCAATCAAAAAATCTAGACATTTTGATACTAATAATATTGAAAATCGTGAAAAAGAAATCTATCAAGAA
This window of the Candidatus Nitrosomarinus catalina genome carries:
- a CDS encoding glycosyltransferase family 4 protein: MQILFMVFHFPPISGGGVVVIVELANKFAELGHDVTILTPDLEWKGEKYEPQLNKKIIVEKVQTPFRSNLKIAARRCQDNMEKKGIELGKQNNYDFILSIFHPFHLVPKAAVACGKELQKPVLIKIDDAIYEKAKGIKKIQRGIEKMYNSKTLQNADKVLVMNEFTKKLVNEYYSVSKNRISIVTNGTDLKKFYNTRENNRRVIFSGAMYHHRGVDVLIDCASKVIDEINDVEFLLLGDGPEITKLQEFVTKNNLSKNIIFKGWVQREEIPKFLAKSSIGIGPLRSTDVTKGALPIKVLEYMASSLPVLAMKGTLPEDILKDEVNGYVVKNPKELAQKIIHILKNDDLQNKMGKNSNEMVQKFDWKNVAESIINEYQLINF
- a CDS encoding nucleotide sugar dehydrogenase, translating into MSLINTKKEIQEKSILIEIYGLGYVGFPLTVRLATANFKVIGIDLNEERITRLKNNELMDSEIHLEDEYRKCRQQKNIELQTKPMKSLIPKIGIICVPTPIPNENIKSDVFVKSAVESFLENAKTGDVIILESSVEVGTTEKIEKVIESKGYKVGKDFGLCICPERIDPANKEWGIENIPRVIYCSDELSFEISKKIYQHINKGNLLKVDSPKIAEVVKSFENTFRLVNISLVNELAMLCDKLKINVKDVIDAAATKPFGFMPHYPGAGAGGHCIPKDPRFLLESAKKFQTNFVTIENALKINLQMPNYIANSVEKSLSQKGFEKSVIICGLSYKSNVEDMRDSASFKIISDLKKKDFKVFGYDPYFSDESIEKYLIENNLNELNFEKIENLNNEKLKGISCLCIVQHHDIVKERISEIYRQGIIPLIYDCQHKISKESNSKSILEFLGE
- a CDS encoding lipid II:glycine glycyltransferase FemX, with amino-acid sequence MTFKVTISTEIPEFWDDNLLKHNSSTAYQLSVWGKIYQKSYNSIPFFLQVTRNDELLSQLMVLLHNDYLWKNVNFLSNVIGNKLKIKNSLGWIYGPIIHDSENHKEIMELLLNSLDTIAKENNVNYIRGTIPPNFDISTESIFEKSGYSSTPWTTHVINLKQDEDSIYSQLDKKTRYDIRKSEKNKLKFEIGDNFNSLLAFDNMKQNSKNVITDNSDLQKNRWDYLYNTSNGKLFLAKLENNYIGSISSLTFNKNIVQHGVTNIKQNLLGGTFLTWNLIKWGIKNNFNTLDLGGINPNPQNNKEKQISFYKSKWGGKNFKYNIYTKIFDNTRHKISTILQNPNKVKNFLKSN
- a CDS encoding glycosyltransferase; the encoded protein is MNLKLCVFSNDPIISYFNKGEIKSRYFNPGNIFDEIHIITFIDDDIDSSKVKMLAGNATLKIYSMGNLNTLNLKNKKEKILDLVKEINPDVIRAYNSKLEGWLAAYCSKKLCKPFFVSIHAQYDGYRKLMRKKNFSKYLILQYSRKFIEPFVLKNADKITGVYKIIESYIYDIIKQQPEILYNKIELDRFKPKQKRIFNKKPIILSVSRLTSQKNHHIIIQAIKNLDVHLQIIGDGELLYPLQKLVKELSVENKVSFIKSVNNNEIQTYYQSADIFALAYDPKIEGVPIPVLEALASGMPIVIPEPEQGYSDGLEDAALFAKLESDSFKEQFIKIIDDEECREILCVNAIKKSRHFDTNNIENREKEIYQELIDTNNTRI